One Chloroflexota bacterium genomic window carries:
- a CDS encoding glycosyltransferase yields MRVALAHDYFFALGGAEQTVAVMHGLWPQAPVYTSFIDRGTFPVDVTAWDMRTSFLQRIPHPARVQKLLTPLYPLVFRSFDMEPFDVVISSASFAAKGIPRRPNTLHISYCYTPPRFLWGMTPATDRSQMSRPLRSLDALLRPPLRRWDLWAAAQPHHLVAISRTVAARIRRVYGIEAPVIYPPVATGRFGSQPCRDDGYYAFVGRLEAHKHVDLAVAAAQEAHVPLRVIGDGPLRETLTKSAPANVSILGWLPEQELAAQLAGCRALLFPGEEDFGIVMVEALSAGKPVIAFGAGGATEIVQPGVNGVFVPEQSGTAFAQVLRDFDPDRFAPDVCRKTAARFDESVFAGKFKEFVEAKWTEFKQDIQDN; encoded by the coding sequence ATGCGAGTGGCACTAGCGCACGATTACTTCTTTGCCCTGGGGGGCGCCGAGCAGACCGTGGCGGTCATGCACGGGCTTTGGCCCCAAGCGCCCGTATACACTTCTTTCATAGACCGTGGCACGTTCCCGGTGGACGTGACCGCGTGGGACATGCGGACCTCGTTTCTCCAGCGCATTCCTCATCCGGCGCGCGTGCAAAAGCTGCTCACACCGCTCTACCCGCTTGTTTTTCGCAGCTTTGACATGGAGCCGTTCGACGTGGTCATCTCATCGGCCAGTTTCGCCGCGAAGGGCATTCCACGGCGGCCAAACACCTTGCACATCAGCTACTGCTATACGCCCCCGCGCTTCCTTTGGGGCATGACACCGGCCACAGACCGCAGTCAGATGTCCCGGCCGCTCCGCAGCCTCGACGCCTTGCTCCGCCCGCCTTTGCGTCGTTGGGACCTTTGGGCGGCGGCGCAGCCGCACCATCTGGTGGCGATCTCGCGCACCGTGGCGGCACGCATTCGCCGCGTCTACGGCATCGAGGCGCCCGTCATCTATCCGCCCGTCGCCACGGGCCGCTTTGGCTCGCAGCCCTGCCGCGATGACGGGTATTATGCATTTGTAGGGAGGCTGGAAGCCCACAAGCACGTGGACCTCGCAGTCGCTGCCGCTCAGGAAGCGCACGTTCCCTTGCGCGTGATCGGCGACGGTCCTCTACGAGAGACTCTGACCAAATCGGCGCCAGCCAACGTATCAATCCTTGGCTGGCTGCCGGAGCAGGAGTTGGCCGCACAACTTGCCGGCTGCCGTGCCCTGCTCTTTCCGGGTGAAGAGGACTTTGGCATCGTCATGGTGGAAGCCCTGAGCGCCGGCAAGCCCGTCATCGCCTTTGGCGCGGGCGGCGCAACCGAAATCGTGCAGCCGGGCGTAAACGGCGTGTTCGTACCGGAGCAGTCCGGGACCGCGTTTGCACAAGTGCTCCGGGACTTCGACCCAGATCGATTCGCACCTGACGTATGCCGCAAAACTGCCGCACGTTTTGACGAATCTGTGTTTGCCGGCAAGTTCAAGGAATTCGTCGAAGCAAAGTGGACTGAGTTCAAACAGGACATTCAAGACAACTAG
- a CDS encoding DGQHR domain-containing protein, whose product MATPVAAMKARLGDTDYFILSMKAKELSDKVVIPRESEEWKALSIEERYQREIAYSRVKQHIAPYLANNKSRFFGAIIVAAENFEDTFEFQALSDVTTRGLTGWPKAETNKIGLLTFSGGEVLYPLDGQHRVKAIKFAISGRDEQDKEIDKIAFPCSELAQEDVTVILVPFERKKARQIFTHVNLHARKPTTGQNIVTNDDDVVAILGREIANDLVGARLVKFQSNTLTERDYHFTTLSTIYNCNEAIITAITGQKLKPADKAQLPKPEKTRMYRNAVRQVWAQLLEGIEAFRDALNDKEITGDEKRCEIRMESLLGKPVAQECLVRTYLRLVDPSTNLSKQEACDNLNKLPWAITADNLRVWDRVLWMGGTDGKIDTKNRNLATDLIAYFAGEKLSDESKAELLEKYRAQFPDTEREGKDLPPRYVN is encoded by the coding sequence ATGGCGACACCTGTGGCAGCTATGAAGGCCCGACTGGGCGATACTGACTACTTTATCCTTTCAATGAAAGCCAAAGAGTTATCCGACAAGGTTGTAATTCCCCGAGAATCGGAAGAATGGAAGGCACTGTCCATAGAGGAACGCTACCAAAGGGAAATTGCCTACAGTCGGGTCAAGCAGCACATTGCCCCATATCTTGCTAACAACAAGTCCCGGTTTTTTGGAGCAATAATTGTCGCCGCGGAGAATTTCGAGGATACCTTTGAATTTCAGGCCCTGTCCGACGTGACCACGCGGGGATTAACGGGTTGGCCCAAGGCAGAGACTAACAAAATTGGTCTTCTTACGTTTAGCGGTGGTGAGGTACTTTATCCTCTTGACGGACAACATCGTGTAAAGGCGATCAAGTTCGCCATCAGCGGACGCGACGAACAGGACAAAGAGATCGATAAGATTGCATTTCCTTGCTCAGAACTCGCGCAGGAGGACGTTACTGTAATACTTGTACCATTCGAAAGAAAGAAAGCACGTCAAATCTTCACGCATGTAAATCTCCATGCTAGAAAACCGACGACTGGGCAGAATATCGTTACAAATGACGACGACGTTGTAGCTATACTTGGGCGTGAAATTGCTAATGATCTAGTCGGTGCCCGGCTGGTCAAGTTTCAAAGCAATACCTTGACCGAAAGAGACTACCATTTCACCACACTTTCAACCATTTACAACTGCAACGAAGCTATTATCACTGCTATAACGGGTCAAAAACTTAAGCCAGCAGACAAAGCCCAACTTCCAAAACCTGAGAAGACAAGAATGTATCGGAATGCAGTAAGGCAAGTTTGGGCGCAGTTGCTTGAAGGCATAGAGGCCTTTAGAGATGCCCTCAACGACAAGGAAATCACAGGTGACGAAAAGCGATGCGAAATTCGAATGGAAAGTCTACTTGGTAAACCTGTCGCACAGGAGTGTTTGGTGCGTACCTATTTGCGCCTAGTAGATCCATCGACCAATCTCTCAAAGCAAGAGGCCTGCGATAACCTTAACAAATTACCTTGGGCGATTACCGCAGACAACTTGAGGGTGTGGGATCGCGTGCTCTGGATGGGCGGAACAGATGGAAAGATCGACACAAAGAACCGCAATTTAGCAACAGATTTGATAGCCTACTTTGCCGGGGAGAAGCTCAGCGATGAAAGCAAAGCCGAGTTGCTAGAAAAATACCGTGCGCAATTTCCAGATACCGAGAGGGAAGGCAAAGATCTGCCCCCAAGGTATGTAAACTGA
- a CDS encoding DUF262 domain-containing protein yields the protein MNSPSSTPTVVKVESSVLSLLFHKGRFQVPWHQRYYDWKREHVSELLMDLEEAFREQRDCYFLGAVMLVERSDGLWEINDGQQRMVTYSLICAKLARTFGDNGDPLREALALRVLFDLNENHTQNLTAGDSLVPRLTPPRNDKNRYYQLIRGRDISPNGNLTDAWGEINTYLASMDTEKAKDFFDFVLRKLEVACLYVPRKLDPSSVFETLNARGKPLSQLDLIRNHFYSFFSGQDTNPRRETVHDSLESVRSQLSADSKSAEYFRCFLQCKYGFLRKDRFYREMKAKIKADCGSKSAQSLSNYVFDLVENLSRKDKVELFRTISAPSENDSLIESFTKDSRKNRSSRLKKRESPRELFALLCDLKRYTVTQPIVYALLLKYVREADGRKKPSVARQVHERLHVLTSFVMRTAFVAKKFESSHFESAFSALAKQILDGDPLNSVPFNSALEESDEQSIFDDTVFIERMKQTVTRQPAYAKRLLLGLAYYQQPDSVVINERRYTVEHILPKSDSYISGWPKFDLSDHADYVDRIGNLTLLANAENSPRPNDNRSFSRKKDIYKSSAILMSREISQVNDWSPAEIERRQDRLAKLASEVWRLPNVQ from the coding sequence ATGAATTCTCCGAGTTCTACGCCAACAGTCGTCAAAGTCGAGTCTTCAGTGCTCTCCCTGCTCTTTCACAAGGGCAGGTTTCAAGTCCCCTGGCACCAGAGGTACTACGACTGGAAGAGAGAGCACGTAAGTGAATTGCTAATGGACCTTGAAGAAGCGTTTAGAGAACAGCGTGATTGTTACTTTCTTGGTGCCGTAATGCTGGTAGAAAGGTCCGATGGTCTTTGGGAGATCAACGACGGTCAGCAACGAATGGTTACTTACTCTCTTATCTGCGCCAAGTTAGCACGCACATTTGGTGACAATGGCGATCCGTTACGTGAAGCATTGGCACTCAGGGTTCTCTTTGATTTGAATGAGAACCATACCCAAAACCTCACTGCTGGGGATAGTCTTGTTCCGAGGCTCACACCACCGCGAAATGACAAAAACCGATACTATCAGTTGATTCGCGGTAGAGACATTAGTCCAAATGGAAATCTCACGGACGCATGGGGTGAGATAAACACATATCTAGCGTCTATGGATACCGAGAAAGCCAAGGATTTCTTTGACTTCGTGCTCAGAAAACTAGAGGTCGCGTGTCTATACGTACCAAGAAAGCTCGACCCAAGCTCAGTTTTTGAAACGCTCAATGCCAGAGGTAAGCCACTGAGCCAACTTGACCTCATTCGCAATCACTTCTATTCCTTCTTTAGTGGTCAGGATACAAACCCGCGCAGGGAAACAGTTCATGACAGCCTGGAAAGTGTACGAAGTCAACTCTCTGCAGACTCGAAATCGGCTGAATATTTTCGTTGCTTCCTTCAGTGCAAATACGGCTTCTTGAGGAAGGACCGTTTCTACCGTGAGATGAAAGCAAAGATTAAGGCCGACTGCGGCAGCAAGAGTGCGCAAAGTTTGAGCAACTATGTGTTTGACTTAGTAGAGAACCTTTCTCGAAAGGACAAAGTTGAGCTATTTCGCACAATCTCGGCGCCTAGCGAGAATGACTCTTTAATCGAAAGCTTCACCAAAGACTCCAGGAAGAATAGGTCTTCGAGGCTAAAGAAGAGAGAGTCTCCTCGAGAGTTATTTGCATTGCTTTGTGATCTCAAGAGATATACAGTCACGCAGCCGATTGTATACGCATTGCTACTTAAATACGTGCGGGAGGCTGATGGAAGAAAGAAGCCCTCTGTTGCGCGCCAAGTACACGAAAGATTGCATGTGCTGACCTCGTTTGTGATGCGCACAGCATTTGTGGCAAAGAAGTTCGAATCATCGCACTTTGAAAGTGCGTTCTCGGCCTTAGCGAAACAGATTTTGGACGGAGATCCTTTGAATTCCGTTCCATTTAACTCAGCGCTTGAGGAAAGCGATGAGCAGAGCATCTTCGATGATACGGTGTTTATCGAGAGGATGAAGCAAACTGTCACACGCCAGCCCGCATATGCAAAGCGCCTGTTACTCGGACTTGCATACTATCAGCAGCCGGACAGTGTGGTGATCAACGAGCGGCGATACACGGTGGAGCACATTCTACCTAAATCAGATTCCTATATTTCAGGATGGCCAAAATTCGATCTAAGCGACCACGCAGACTATGTTGACAGGATTGGTAACCTCACTCTACTAGCGAATGCAGAAAACAGTCCCAGGCCAAATGATAATCGCAGCTTTTCTCGCAAGAAGGACATCTATAAGAGTAGTGCTATTCTGATGTCACGGGAGATTTCCCAAGTTAACGACTGGTCTCCTGCGGAGATTGAAAGGCGGCAAGACCGATTGGCCAAGCTCGCCTCTGAAGTTTGGCGTCTACCTAATGTACAATGA
- the dndC gene encoding DNA phosphorothioation system sulfurtransferase DndC produces MSTAYSDSGGPAPHSITDQLASVREVIQTEYRKNHSDPWIVAYSGGKDSTLLMQLVWEMLLSLDPEERHRMVYVVANDTLVESPLVIEHLKNSIDVIRRAAEGMGLPIATQITKPYVDQTFWVNVIGRGYIPPTRNFRWCTDRMKIQPTNRLIEELVARHKRAILLVGTRRSESQTRRRNMQKHRVRANEMNPHSSIKGCRMFAPLADLQDDDVWMILMQRKPPWGGSHRNLITLYRNAGGGECPLVLTKEDAPSCGTTSPRFGCWTCTVVTKDRSMRGTIDSGHPERDKLEELFNFREWLIELREDDANRLPVRRDGRTKTRVDGSRVFGPFRLEVRRRILVRLQEIEAQFGEELISQSEIEFIEDIWWRDRTREEGRLALIEQLNMETV; encoded by the coding sequence ATGAGTACTGCATACAGTGACAGTGGTGGGCCGGCTCCTCACAGTATCACCGACCAGCTCGCCTCCGTGCGCGAAGTAATTCAGACTGAGTATCGCAAGAACCACTCCGATCCTTGGATCGTCGCTTATTCTGGGGGCAAAGACTCGACTTTGCTGATGCAGTTGGTTTGGGAGATGCTCTTATCGCTTGATCCGGAAGAGCGCCATCGCATGGTCTATGTCGTAGCCAACGACACGCTGGTCGAATCTCCCCTTGTCATCGAGCATTTGAAGAATAGCATCGATGTCATTCGCCGAGCGGCAGAGGGGATGGGATTGCCTATTGCCACACAAATCACCAAACCCTATGTAGACCAAACTTTTTGGGTCAATGTTATAGGACGCGGTTATATTCCGCCGACGCGCAACTTTCGCTGGTGCACGGACAGGATGAAAATACAGCCCACAAATCGCCTAATTGAGGAGCTTGTTGCCCGGCACAAGCGCGCAATCTTGCTTGTGGGAACACGTCGTAGCGAGTCGCAGACCCGCCGCCGCAACATGCAGAAGCATCGCGTGAGGGCCAATGAGATGAATCCGCACAGTTCGATCAAAGGGTGTCGTATGTTTGCGCCGCTTGCGGACTTACAAGACGACGACGTGTGGATGATTCTGATGCAGAGAAAGCCGCCTTGGGGCGGTTCCCATCGTAACCTAATAACACTGTATCGCAATGCTGGTGGCGGGGAGTGTCCGCTTGTATTGACCAAAGAGGATGCGCCATCATGCGGTACAACCTCGCCCCGCTTTGGCTGCTGGACTTGCACTGTCGTTACGAAAGATAGGAGCATGCGCGGGACAATAGACTCTGGCCATCCTGAGCGCGACAAATTGGAAGAATTATTCAATTTCCGAGAGTGGCTAATTGAACTTCGCGAAGACGATGCAAACCGTTTACCAGTGCGCCGTGACGGACGTACAAAGACCCGTGTTGACGGGTCCCGAGTTTTTGGGCCGTTTCGGCTTGAAGTTCGTCGGAGGATTTTAGTTCGATTACAGGAAATTGAAGCACAGTTTGGAGAAGAGCTGATTTCCCAGTCTGAGATTGAATTCATCGAGGATATTTGGTGGCGCGATAGAACCAGAGAAGAAGGGCGTCTTGCCCTAATTGAACAGCTCAATATGGAAACAGTATGA
- a CDS encoding IscS subfamily cysteine desulfurase, with product MQRAIYLDYAATTPVDPQVAETMMGFLGTDGIFGNPASRTHRFGWEAEKAVENARQELAGLINAEPDEVIWASGATESDNLAIKGVANAYADRGRHIVTSTIEHKAVLDSCRYLEGQGYDVTYLKPSIDGVISPDQVSAALRSDTILVSLMHVNNELGTVTDIQAIAEITRERKIPFHVDAAQSAARLTLDMQSIQADLLSLSGHKMYGPKGIGALYVRRNPRTRLEAQIHGGGHERGMRSGTLPTHQIVGMGEAARLVREQFESDLSRICLLSKRLMGRLSLIEQLSVNGKRRHCVPGIINVTIASVESESLIMMLKGNIAISTGSACTSASVKPSHVLMALGVDEEAAHSSLRLSLGRFTTVEEIDYAAEQITGAVDELRSISPTWIEHRNRIEA from the coding sequence TTGCAGAGAGCCATTTACCTGGACTATGCGGCAACTACTCCCGTCGATCCCCAAGTTGCGGAAACTATGATGGGTTTCTTGGGAACTGACGGGATATTTGGCAATCCAGCTTCACGTACACACCGCTTTGGTTGGGAAGCCGAAAAGGCGGTTGAAAACGCCCGCCAGGAATTGGCGGGTCTAATCAATGCCGAACCAGATGAAGTCATCTGGGCATCGGGAGCCACAGAATCGGACAACTTGGCAATCAAAGGTGTGGCCAATGCTTACGCTGACCGTGGGCGGCATATAGTTACTTCGACAATTGAGCATAAAGCTGTACTCGACTCATGTCGTTATTTGGAGGGCCAAGGGTATGATGTCACGTACCTAAAGCCGAGCATTGATGGGGTCATTAGTCCTGACCAAGTAAGTGCAGCCCTACGGTCTGATACGATCTTAGTCTCTCTGATGCACGTCAACAATGAGCTTGGAACTGTAACTGACATACAGGCCATTGCGGAAATCACTCGTGAACGCAAGATCCCCTTCCATGTTGACGCCGCACAGAGTGCGGCACGCCTGACGCTAGACATGCAAAGTATCCAGGCTGATCTCTTATCCCTGAGTGGTCACAAAATGTACGGTCCTAAAGGTATCGGGGCGTTGTATGTTAGGCGCAATCCACGGACACGGCTGGAGGCCCAGATACATGGCGGAGGACACGAACGCGGCATGCGATCGGGAACTCTACCAACCCATCAGATTGTAGGTATGGGTGAGGCAGCCCGCCTTGTGAGAGAGCAGTTCGAGAGTGATCTCAGCAGAATATGTCTCTTGTCGAAGCGACTCATGGGTCGTCTTAGCCTGATAGAGCAACTCTCAGTCAACGGAAAACGCAGACATTGTGTGCCAGGTATTATAAATGTGACAATTGCATCCGTTGAAAGTGAGTCGCTGATCATGATGCTCAAAGGTAATATAGCCATATCTACTGGGTCTGCGTGTACTTCGGCAAGTGTAAAGCCCTCTCACGTCCTGATGGCGCTTGGAGTGGATGAAGAAGCCGCACACAGTTCTCTTCGTCTCAGTCTCGGTAGGTTTACCACTGTTGAAGAGATAGACTATGCGGCTGAACAGATCACGGGCGCCGTAGACGAATTGCGCAGTATTTCTCCCACTTGGATTGAACATCGCAACAGGATAGAAGCATGA
- a CDS encoding metalloregulator ArsR/SmtB family transcription factor, which produces MQPVRDLSRQLRALASRSRLEILHLLAAEESMTVTELRVQIRLSQPLLSWHLSILRRANLVDARKDGRQVHYALNRTGFQQVSQGLDDLLATEQDTEAALAEQTASSS; this is translated from the coding sequence ATGCAACCGGTTCGAGACCTCAGCAGGCAACTTCGCGCGCTTGCCAGTCGTTCTCGCTTGGAGATTCTTCATCTCCTGGCCGCTGAAGAGAGCATGACGGTGACCGAATTGCGGGTGCAAATACGGCTTAGCCAGCCCTTGCTTTCGTGGCACTTGAGCATTTTGCGCCGTGCCAACCTGGTGGATGCGCGGAAGGACGGGCGACAGGTGCACTACGCGCTGAACCGGACCGGATTCCAGCAGGTCTCCCAGGGACTAGACGATCTGTTGGCAACCGAACAGGATACGGAGGCGGCGCTCGCTGAGCAGACTGCGAGTTCGTCTTAG
- a CDS encoding inositol-3-phosphate synthase has product MSSKVRVAIVGVGNCASSLIQGVQYYRNAADTDFVPGLMHVRLGDYHVSDIEFSAAFDVDENKVGKELGEAIWQPPNNTIKFSEVEPLGVSVHRGMTHDGIGQYLSEVVHKAPGSTDDIVSILKDTGTDVLVSYLPVGSEEATKWYVEQVLRAGCAFVNCIPVFIGREPYWQRRFHEAGVPIVGDDIKSQVGATIVHRTLARLFRDRGVRLEETSQLNVGGNTDFLNMLERSRLSSKKESKTNAVTSLLDYDPGEGNVYIGPSDHVPFLQDRKWAYIHMNGKAFGDVPLRAEIKLEVWDSPNSAGVVIDAVRLAKIGLDRSLSGTLVAASAYLMKSPPQQITDERAREMLEEFIAGTGDDAGYVLQGGEQQS; this is encoded by the coding sequence GTGAGTAGTAAGGTACGGGTGGCGATAGTCGGCGTGGGAAACTGCGCGTCGTCTCTGATTCAAGGGGTCCAATATTACCGAAACGCAGCGGACACGGATTTCGTTCCCGGTCTCATGCACGTGCGGCTGGGTGATTATCACGTGAGCGACATTGAGTTTTCCGCCGCCTTTGACGTTGACGAAAACAAGGTTGGCAAGGAGCTTGGCGAGGCGATCTGGCAGCCACCGAATAACACGATCAAGTTTTCGGAGGTAGAGCCGCTCGGCGTGTCGGTCCATCGCGGCATGACCCACGATGGTATCGGTCAGTATCTCAGCGAGGTCGTGCACAAAGCGCCCGGGTCCACGGACGATATTGTGAGCATTTTGAAAGACACCGGCACGGATGTCCTCGTAAGTTATCTGCCGGTAGGCAGCGAAGAAGCGACGAAGTGGTACGTGGAGCAGGTATTGCGCGCCGGTTGCGCTTTCGTGAACTGCATTCCGGTCTTTATCGGCCGTGAGCCCTACTGGCAGCGGCGCTTCCATGAAGCAGGGGTCCCAATTGTTGGCGATGACATCAAGTCCCAGGTTGGGGCAACGATTGTCCATCGCACCTTGGCGCGGCTCTTCCGGGACCGCGGTGTACGCTTGGAGGAGACGAGCCAGCTCAACGTCGGAGGCAATACCGACTTTCTCAACATGTTGGAGCGCTCTCGTTTGAGCTCCAAGAAGGAATCCAAGACGAACGCGGTAACCTCGCTGTTGGATTACGATCCCGGCGAAGGCAACGTTTACATTGGTCCCAGCGACCACGTGCCGTTTCTGCAGGACCGCAAGTGGGCATACATTCATATGAACGGTAAGGCCTTTGGCGACGTCCCACTGCGGGCAGAGATCAAGCTGGAGGTGTGGGACTCACCGAATTCGGCGGGTGTGGTCATCGATGCCGTGCGCCTGGCCAAAATCGGGCTCGACCGCAGTCTCAGCGGCACATTGGTCGCGGCGTCGGCCTATCTCATGAAGTCGCCCCCACAGCAGATTACTGATGAGCGGGCGCGGGAAATGCTCGAGGAATTCATTGCCGGAACCGGTGATGATGCGGGCTACGTCCTCCAGGGCGGGGAGCAACAGTCATAG
- a CDS encoding lysophospholipid acyltransferase family protein, with translation MTMSGLTGRLLLVTGATLDGALPQSIKYRMASLLARAVFRVWRTGRENAMANMSHVLGKPLLHPDTRRVAMKSMENYGWYLADFLSWMRMTPERLEQRVREFQGEEYLTEALKAGKGVIFLSGHFGLWDLGGAMLAQRFPVLIPVDQFGSGTIDWIVRRVRERLGIDTVPVESGLRAMLRQLQANRVVGLLFDRPMGGRGVPVTFFGSQAFLPAGPAALALRTGAPLVMCQCRRSEGNGLAVTVYPPIYAVPSDDEKSDIQATMQQLAGLLEEMIRSCPEQWYMFRPMWARPLCAEAPGTGQA, from the coding sequence ATGACGATGAGTGGCCTGACAGGACGGCTCTTGTTAGTAACGGGCGCCACACTTGACGGCGCTTTGCCGCAATCTATCAAGTATCGCATGGCGAGTCTGCTGGCCCGGGCGGTCTTTCGTGTTTGGCGGACTGGTCGCGAAAACGCAATGGCCAATATGTCCCATGTGTTGGGAAAGCCGTTGCTGCATCCGGATACGCGGCGAGTGGCCATGAAGTCTATGGAGAACTACGGCTGGTACTTAGCCGACTTTCTGAGCTGGATGCGGATGACCCCAGAGCGCTTGGAGCAGCGGGTGCGCGAGTTTCAAGGGGAAGAATATCTCACTGAGGCCCTGAAGGCAGGCAAGGGCGTGATTTTTCTCTCCGGTCACTTTGGGCTCTGGGACTTAGGCGGCGCAATGCTTGCACAACGATTTCCGGTTCTGATTCCGGTGGACCAGTTTGGTAGTGGGACGATTGATTGGATCGTGCGCAGAGTGCGTGAGCGTTTAGGTATCGATACGGTGCCGGTGGAGAGCGGGCTGCGCGCCATGTTGCGGCAACTACAAGCCAATCGTGTGGTAGGACTGCTGTTTGATCGGCCGATGGGCGGCCGCGGCGTTCCTGTTACATTTTTTGGGAGTCAGGCGTTTCTTCCCGCCGGCCCGGCCGCGCTGGCATTGCGCACCGGAGCTCCGCTCGTGATGTGTCAGTGCCGGCGCAGTGAGGGAAATGGCTTGGCTGTCACCGTCTACCCGCCCATTTACGCCGTTCCCAGTGACGATGAGAAGAGCGACATTCAAGCCACCATGCAGCAACTTGCGGGATTGTTGGAAGAGATGATTCGCTCGTGTCCGGAGCAGTGGTACATGTTTCGTCCTATGTGGGCCCGACCTCTTTGCGCCGAGGCCCCCGGCACGGGACAGGCATAG
- a CDS encoding CehA/McbA family metallohydrolase codes for MRPSPEESLDPTLASKADLHIHTKASDGTFTPYEMLEYVSAETDIAVLAVTDHDEIDGALEAEALADQFPGVEVIPGIEVSTFDGHLIGLWVETAFPVLRSAEWTIDAIREQGGLVIVPHPMSWLTLSFRQYTFKRLARKGYWFDAIEVMNASPAGKMSYEKALEIQQRLDLPQVGGSDAHILEGIGKAHTVFPGKTANDVREAIKHKTTVACGGYFDLDESMLYFRRKMQRYADWLGQTLVPGK; via the coding sequence ATGCGACCGTCTCCAGAAGAATCGTTAGACCCGACCCTTGCCAGCAAGGCGGACTTGCACATCCACACGAAGGCGAGTGACGGCACGTTCACGCCCTATGAGATGCTGGAATATGTGAGTGCCGAGACAGATATAGCGGTTCTTGCGGTCACGGACCACGATGAAATTGACGGCGCACTTGAGGCGGAGGCGCTTGCCGACCAATTTCCGGGTGTGGAGGTGATCCCAGGTATCGAGGTATCCACCTTCGACGGCCACCTCATAGGTCTGTGGGTAGAGACGGCGTTTCCGGTCTTGCGCAGTGCTGAGTGGACCATCGATGCCATACGAGAGCAGGGCGGATTGGTGATTGTTCCTCACCCGATGTCTTGGTTGACCCTAAGCTTTCGGCAGTACACTTTCAAACGCTTGGCGAGAAAAGGGTACTGGTTCGACGCTATTGAAGTCATGAACGCGAGCCCGGCGGGCAAGATGAGCTACGAAAAGGCGCTAGAGATCCAGCAAAGACTTGACCTGCCTCAGGTTGGCGGCAGTGACGCGCACATTTTGGAGGGGATCGGCAAGGCGCACACCGTCTTTCCCGGCAAGACAGCCAATGACGTGCGGGAAGCAATCAAACACAAGACGACGGTGGCATGCGGCGGGTACTTTGATCTAGATGAATCTATGCTCTACTTTCGGCGCAAAATGCAACGGTATGCGGATTGGCTGGGACAGACGCTCGTTCCCGGAAAGTGA